Genomic segment of Arachis hypogaea cultivar Tifrunner chromosome 16, arahy.Tifrunner.gnm2.J5K5, whole genome shotgun sequence:
ATATACCCTTAAAGCACAAAATAACTAAAtcctttaataaataaaaaagatattattaggtATTCgtttaagaatttaaattttatatattagtgTACAAAAATTTTATACAGACAGTCAATCGATTATTATCACATCAACAAAActaacaccaaaattaaattctaaccaatgccataaaaattgaaagcatatttGATCCATCAACTCTAATAGTTCACGAATCAAGAACTGAACTGCAAACAACACAATGATTTGGCGGAAATGTTATCCATTTTTTCATAGTAATAATATGCAATAGAATACAAGAAATTGTTTGCAATACGAAACTAACAGAATATAACGATTCCCCCAGATATATACTTTAACAGCTAGCAAAAGGAAAAACGCAACTCAACTATAGCAAAGCAAAAAGCTTAAATATAAATTACAaggtaataattataataaagtgaaaaaaaaaaaaatcgacgcGTTCCCTCCACATTCAGCCCTAAGATTGTACAATTCTAAGTTTTGGCACAAAATCAAGCCATCTTCAAAGGGTTTACTTATCTCTAAGTTAAATGCAAAGATTAAAAAATTGGAAACTACAGCCTTGTTAAAGCCTCCTTAAAACGGTTTCAAAACACACTTAAAACTTTAACTTGAGAGTCGACTTACCATTTTTTGCACGAGTGCCAGAAGATAGTAGCAGGAACGCAATATTCCAACATTTCTACTGATCCAGAAAATTAATGAAATAGCTCTACATAAAATATAATAGCATAAAAAACATAATCCATTCACTCCAATCACTCACTACTCTCTACTAACATCTAAACATGACAACTATATATGCATGTCATACAAATATATGCATTTCAAAATGCAACCGTCATCACCAACCatatgttttctctttttttccttttcctaATTTTATTTAATGAGAGATATACCTCTCACCATCTAAAAAGAAGTAAAAGTTAACGGATATTACTccaattaatgatttaatatcATCAACCCCTAAGAATACCCAAGAAAATCAGTTTACTTTTTAGCATAAAAGGATCATCCTATATTATTCAAGCAATGTTATATTTAAGGAATAATTTCTAGATCTATCCTAGCTCTCCAAAGACAAACTATGCAAGAAACCCTATCATTTCGTCAGCAGATTCTGGATCAGCAAGGTGCTAGTTAACCAAACCAGCTTGGTCCACACTTCTAGCACAGTGATAAGTTTGGTAGAATGGATACAGATGACATTAAGTATGAAATACCTTCCTTTCAGCAAAACCTTCAATATCAAAAGGAAAAACTCTAGGCTGTAGATTCCAAAGTTTTAGTCTATTGAATTTAAGATAAGTAACACTGTGAAGATGGCCATTAATTACCCAAAGATGTCACCTAGTAAACAAACACAAGAAACAAAAGGAAGCTTCTTCAGGCAAGTTCAATCTTAGACATGACTTAGAGGAAGGCAGCAGTTCACCAATGAATGATAGATGCATCTGAGGTGTGGAGGACACTGGGAATCTCAAACTGTTATAAGCTAAAACTGCAAAAAAGTTCAAGGAAAagcttttaagaaaaaaataaaattaaacaagtcAGGTTGCAATGAAAGACAAATAATTTATCAAGGCAAAGAATAAAGATTTGAATAAGAGTAAAGTAACTTACAAGAAAATTTCCTACGGTAAAGGAGGCAGCTTGCCAGTCAGGCTCCTCCTCCAGCTTTTCCTGCAATAGCTGCCTTCTGCTTTGCAACAGAAAACAGATAAGCCAACATAAGAATATACATTTTTTTCCCCTTCCTAATCATGAAAGAACAGAAAGTGATCAGAGGGCCTTACAGGCTCGATCTTCCCCTCTCCATTCACTTGAGTTAGAGAACCTGATGATTGATTTGAAAACCTACAAACAGGGAACAGAAAGACCTGATAAGATACCACAAATGCCCAATTCTCGTAATTATAGGAATGGAACCGGCTAATATGAAATGGGGAAACAAATTATGATACCAACCTTTCTGCTCTTGCTTTCCTTTTATCTTCCTCAACGGGGTCAACCTTGGAAGCCGGGGCGAACCTGGCAAGTCGTGCTTTCTTCTTTGCCTCTTCATCAGCAGATGAAGCTGGACTTGGCATCCCAAACCTGCAAAGCAGAAATTCGTCATTACTATTCCAATTGAAAATGTCATGAAGATCAGGACAGGAACAGTGGAacagagaatatatatatatatatatatttgacagAGAGAATAAATATTAGAAAGTGGAAAAGCTTGAAACCTCTCAGCCCTAGCCTTCCTCTTCAGCTCCTCTGATTTCGATGACTCTGTTCCCTGTACCGTAGTGGAACCAGTGCCAAACCTGCAATAATTAAAGCTAAGACAAAGTGCATGTAAAACAAAGCTAAATTGCATTGTTCGTTCTATTCAATTATACAGAAGAATCCAATAAAACTAAGAACGTTTGTCGGATCTTAAAGCCTAATTTATCTTGCAATATTAATATTAAGGAAAGCATAAGAAATCCTAGTCGCTCGAGGCGTGAAATCGAGAAAGGAAAAAGGGAAACCCTAAAAATTGTACCTTTCAGCTCTGGAATTACGCTTCTCTTTCTCGGAGAGCTGGACGGAGATACCGAACCTCTCAGCGCGGCGAATCTTCTTCTGAATATCGGAGAGAGGAGCATCGTTTGCGGCGTCGGACGGCAGTGGAGCATCCTTGGAATCAGGTGCGGTGGTGTTGTTGTTGTCGGCAGAAGGAGGTGGAACGGAAGGATCTGCGTCGGAATGGGCGGTGGCAGGGGCAGGGTCTAGGGTTTTGTTAGGGTTTTGGTCCTGCTGCGGTGGGTTGGTGGGGGTGGGGTTGGGATTAGGGTTGTCGGTAGTGGTGGCCATTGGTGGTTGAATTGGAAGACAAGAAGTTGGATCGGGAAGAGGAACGAGGAAATCGAGGGAGAAGGAGAGAAGAATCGAATACCGCGCGTGCGTGGAGAGAAGAGTGTTGAACGCTAGCGGAGTGGGACTCCTTTTCCTCCTTTGTAGGCTTATATCAATATTGGATTGATGTTAGGACAGACTAAATATTGGAATAATGATTGGGATTTGGGagtgttaatttaatttttttatttagtatataTTATCTGTTTTgaaaatatacaaatataaaaaatttaaatttgtataaATGATTAGGAGAATCGAAATTCTTTATATTTTCCATaagattatcattattattaggaTTTGGTGTACTTATAAATGTaaattaacaaataatttttaaggattttatactcatttaaactaaaaaaaaaaaaatacttagtaATGCGTTTATCCTATCACACtattatttacataaatattctatttttactATTAATAAATGTAGTAGAATgtagaaattatatatttattaaataacaaGTAAATcgcacaaaatattttatttaatacattTTAAATCAGGTAAATTTTTTGGTTTAGAAAGGGATCTAGTTTTTACACATATAGATAAGgattaatctctacatacaagtAATTAaggcttacaagtcttacaagctCTTTACCCTCAAATGTGTCTTTTGTGGCATCTGTCTTTCACGTGCCTCTTTAACAGAATATTAAATCAATCCAAATCGATTAACGCGCGAATATATATCTTCTAAATTTCAAAAGATTTTGTTTCCTATTTCGAATCTCTTGCCAAATTTATTCAATCTCCTTCTTCCATTCTCTCTTGTCTTTTCATTCATTGTTTTACGTGCGTTTATCACTAATTTCTTCTTTGTCATTTACGTGAGTTTCTCTCTCTGTACTCtagcttcgtttttttttttttcgatttttatggtttctgaaatcaagctttgaactcgttttgaagataatggatgcttcaacttcagattgtcagctgaaccagggcgaagtggattttgaatttgaatcgaaCGAAGTTCCTGAGATTTGATTTAGTTTCAGTTAATTATTGAATCTGAATTTGATGCAGTTAGTTGTTTATGATTGTCtagctgaataattcgtgaacattgactgtgaaattAATGCGTGAACATAATCTgtgaattgaatctaatgtactagttttgattaattttctACATTTTATACCAGATGTTCGGGTGTAGATCAAgactttttgggtgtattttagggaagttttggtgtatttacagtttatagcttttcttattattttagttgagttgttatCGTTCGAGTGTAGATCAGaactttttgggtgtattttagaaaagtttgggtgtatttacagtttatagcttttcttgttattttagttgagttgttgtcgttcgggtgtagatcaggaattcttgggtgtatttttagttgaattgttatttttttatgaggTGCAGAAACTCTATAGTATATTCTTGTTTTTAACATGGTGTATTTTGCAGCCCCTCtgtgttgttgatgaccagtttgttcccaaggttggaatgacttttaacacccttgaagatgctgcaaaATTTTACAAGGACTATGCCAAGGCCGCagatttttctacaagagttcggagcacaaataagaaggaaacgaaattaagaatcaattgattacatgtagcagagagggaaaatggaaatctaaaatatctccgaccgagaagacaaatcccacagctggtttaaattgtcctgcaagaatttatatacacacattgaagggtgttggtgcttggatcattttgaAGGTCGTGCTGCATCATTCACACCCTTGCTGTCCAActcaagcagagatgctcaaacagcacagaaaactaagcatgtccattcgtcgtacaatagagaataacgaggaggctggtatcagaccaagcaaaacttaccaatcattcgTTGCGGCAGTTAGCGGTCACCGcaagttaaattttattgaaaaggatgtgaggaattacatcacaagagaagtgcggaatgtttcggaataagaagatgcaaaggaattcgggaaatatttattaagaatgaaagagaagaatcaaaatTTCCTTTTCGAGCTTGAACTTGAGGacgatcaatcgattaagctggctttttgggctgatgcaaggagcagagctgtctttgagtatttcggagatattatttcatttgacaccacctacaatacaaatagGTAATATGATGTtcttgtttatgatgctaaattaatgtttGTTCTATGAATCTactgcagaggtgtatattggattTTTTTGGGTGTATAAAATCATTATTTGGGTGTACGTAATGATTTTTCATTCTGCAATCTCGTACTttatttcaggtataatttggtttgtggttccTTTGTcgggggtgaatcaccacggttaATCAACTTTTcttggatgctctttgatgaaaaataaagaaattgaatcattcaaatggttatttcaatgttggcttcgttgcatgggaggaaatgctccgaaagggtttctcaccgatcaatgcgcgtcaatgaaaagggctatagaggcttgtatgccaacaacaattcaccattggtgtatttggcacatcacgaAGAATATCCCAAGCAAATTAAATAGCTACAAGGGACATGCAGAAATTGAACAAGaattgagccaagttgtttggaactctcatagcaaagactcatttgataggaattggaatgattctCTGCTGAAGTATGGTCTtatggacaacaagtggctttcaggtaatgttgtttaaaatctgcagcagaggtgtaaattgcatatTTTTGGGTGTAATATAGTCTggtttgggtgtattctgcagatctatacgaagaccgtcatatatgggttccaatttatctggatcaccacttctgggcagggatgaaaagcacacaaaggagcgagagcatgcattcatttttcaacaagttcatTACACGGAACAGCTCACTTATCCAATTtttcaaacaatacgataattgcctcggaagcagggagcaagcagagagagaatcaaatGCTACAGATTTTTATACGGTCATACTGTGTGCAACAAAAtcttccattgaagctcagtttcaagaagTGTACATTCaccaaaagtttagggaagtctaagcacaattcagaggaaaggcgaattgcatcacaagattaacgaactccgctctaggctattcagtatacgaagttggagaacaagtttccagctcaatattcaacaagtttgtggttacttacaACTCAGTACCAGCCCAAGtgaaatgccaatgcttattattcgagtcaagaggcatattgtgccgtcacgcactaagcgtgttaagctttgaacgagtaacccaagtgtcaccgagatatatattgaaacgatggagcaagaaggtaaagaggcgacacacacacatcaagagcagccacgacgagccactgttggagccaagaagcaagaggtttgacgaattggtgtttcgttttcgcaaaatatttgcgaatttgcatcataatcggaggagctgactgccattctgcaccgtgcgtacgataacgtcatggttgagatggaagaactgaaagccaaaaggaaggggacatgttcgttatctcacgaagatgccaacttggaatccaTTAACGAGTTTTAAAGCCCTCCAAgggttcgaacaagaggacgttcaaaaaataggctaggttcaaagttggacaaacagattgcaaatgcctcaaagaagaagaaaacaaaagctctaaacgaggtaaaagtgatgttctttaaatatgtggtgattgagtttaattttcttgttaatcgttttgctaatatgtgagtttattatttccagttaaacctctttgatgctgcatcagtggtgcgtccaaattccagccaatatcacggacatgttatgaattatcagttcagggaaccagcagcaggggatagttttttgggtgtatagttacagaatatgggtgtacAGCTCAGtttttttggtgtatttctgaattttcttgtgTTTGACATTTTACATTTATATATTTCAGATGCTGCTGTTTATGTCAtaaattattgttttgtttattttttatgatttagggtttagggtttagggatttagGAGTTTAGGAATCCAGCATCAGGGGATagaagtttgggtgtatattgaaattgttgGGGTATAAAATTCCATTTTTTGGGTATATAGTAGGTTGGGTggcttagtgtttagggtttaggatttagggttttagggttttagggtttaaggttttagtgtttaggggtttagggtttaggggtttaggattttagggtttagggtttagggcttagggcttagggtttagggtttaggatttagggataaagcatcaggggatagaagtttgggtgtatattcaactttccTTGGGTGTaaaatttcatgttttgggtGTAAAATTTCCTggtttgatgttttccttcatattttagcACTTATAATTCAAACCTTTTGAATACAGCAGAGAAagtttaattatggaaaaaaaatttataataaaactgGATTATATTGGCAAAATTTTACAGCATGTGTTCAAATTATTACAAGACTACATAACAGTTAGATTAAACAGTGTCAATATCATTAGAATATAtctgacaatatggactcaataaCAATGAGGATGGCTTAGACAGTCTTATTGCATCACTTTCCCTAATGGCTTCAGCTTTGTCTTAATTCATTTCATGAAATAGAATCCGAGAAGCATATtctactctatagtggtccacctcgtcctacagtttaaaagaatattctttttaatcaaccatgttaatttagtaaagtaatacagagttatatagttttaAATATAATTACCTGGGTCCAATTGTCATACTCATATTTCCCCTTTTAACGTTTTTCGGGCTGAATTATTTCAAGCCACTTCATTACATAAACagcacagtcatagctgaaaaacaagaaataaattaacaaattacATATAGGAAAGATTAATTTTCAGAATGAAAGATTTATACTTTGTCTTTTGGCCTGAGATGTTAATGTATGGTGGTTCAATTTCCTAATCCTTTCTCTTCAGAGGTGCCCCCCAGCATATACTCTCATTCTTGaaattacatatcccttaaaacacaaaacaaatcagtaatatatgaataaatttaataaagaaatacacccaaaggagcaCAAACTTACACCTTATATtgaacagaaatacacccaaatattaaaatacaaaacacaGAAAAAAACTTACAATGAATTTATTTAGGTTCATTCTGGCATCGGATGGACATGTCTTGTGATATGGGTCGAGTATATAAAATTTTCTCTTTCTTGCATCAGCCACCCATAACCACCAATTGTTTGAATagcaaacaggtgcaaaaatTTGAAGCATGTCCACATTGAACAGTGTTTTAGTTTATTTGGCACATAACTAAAGAATGGTAATAAGAAGTTTTAgaaacgaaaacttacatatggacgTGATACTAATTTTTTGAGGTCCAAGAAGGGTataaacattgggtagtcttccaccctgaatGGCTTATTGGTTTTAGGCTGTAAGAATTCCCCATTAGGATGATTTTCAACGGCCATGTTTTGCAACAATTGTGAAACaccaaataaaatatagaaaatacacccaaatgaatacagaaaatacacccaagattcgttgaagtacaccttaccaCTATATCAGGggagagacagtatatttcttcttgaaaccttttaatgttttgctggttaaggatgaggcacatggcagagacaatctagaaaaaaaaacCCCAAATCAATTTACATCAATCAACATTGCAGTTACATTTCATGATaaaatcattaatgttattctaatattacctcagcTTCTATATGTGTATCAGCTTTGAGAGATGTGAAGTGGACTTTTGACAAAATGCATCGATCTTGGGCATTGAGTGTGTAGACGGCGTCATACTCGTTAGTGCTTCCATCTCCGTATGTCTTCACACATGTGGCCTAGATGtagcatttttctttcatttcagcCGACATCTCGTTGGTCCtcgcaggagtttcaaacttttcaAAACTTTCTTCGCCACTCTGCTTTTGAATCTGTGGACTTTTACCTTCTGTTTTCACCCCACTGCTTGCAATTTTTTCCACCAGCTCCCCTAATTGTTCtattagttttggcatttcaaGAGTTTTTTCCCTCTCCCCCTCTtgcgttgctgcttcttcttggcttgaatcagtcaagccaaggctgaatgatggcatcagACCTTCTTTAGGAATGCAAAATGATGTCCGTGCCATCATCGTCAGTGCAGCAGCGTCTTTTGGGGCTGGATTACTGCGTGATGACATATAACgtactataagaataagaatagatgAATGATATTGAAAACCAAATTTTACTCtgctgaacttacattttagatggagctggtgGAAGCGTGGGTGTGCTTTCTTCAGGTTTTGGGGGGTGGTTCTGGAGTGCTGCAGGGTTACATAAAACGAATCATGTTATGAAAAAAACTAGTTATAGATCAATTGTGAAGATATGCACCCAAACAATAACGAAATACACCCTAAGATTATTCCTTACATTTTTGTAGTTTCTTCATTAATTTTTTCACTTGGAGACTTTGCAGGGGTTGGTTCAATTTCTGGCACAGGGGTTGTCTGGGACAGAGGTAGATAAACTTGAatcggaactctaaacaagacaaaaataaaaggttAAGAAAGCCCGTGAAAATAaaatggttataaggttgaaatttacttgaaaaactcacattgaaAGCGCTTCAGTTTGTGACTGTGTCTCTACCCGCACAACCATCATATTCTCTTCAGCTGGGTCATTGGCTGATTCTTCTACAAGACTCAAcctgaaatacacccaaagaaactCAAAATACACCCGAAGCATTCAAAAGAAACACatgctttgttttttgagaacttacgtagttgcagtttttgctttttttcctgcttttttttcttgaataaaacattaaatggctttttttttctaaaaaaaatatatatagaattagAAGCAGAAGGTAATGAAAGATAAAAGCAACCAGTactagaaagagaaattacatgctatcCGCCGGTTTGTTTATGCTGCTTTGATCTGTGTGTCCTTGAGACAAAGGATCATCACTTCCTAAGTTTACCTCCGGTATTCTAAACATACAATAGATATCATTCAGTAAAAATACCATACGGTTAAATTAGGATAacaaaattttatcaaataaaggTTCTTACGTTTCAGATGAGTCATAGTGACCTTCTGTCGATTGCAGGTCAGCTCCCTTCTCCCTAGGAAAccagaaacaattattagcaacgAAACACCTTAAAATCGGTAATATACACCCCAAACATAACAAACTCCTGTGCAgcagattttttattatttttttctttttagattcccTTAAGAATTCTTCTAATTCTTCAGTTCCAATCTCAAATATGATAGTACATGCATAAAAAAatgttaacaaatataattttgatgataaacGGTAATATAGCTTTACAAAGTATCCTACCCATGATAGGATTGAGTTTGTTCAGGAGACGAATCCTCAACAATGAGCTTGCTCTTTTTGGATTGCGTcctggaaaaaaaaaagtatgaatcagaaagacaaaataaaattgatcagAAAACACTATCCAAAGCAGTGCTTACTTTTTTGCTCAAGtctgaatttttttctttgttttttatttttctactggtGATGATTCTTCGATTCTGAAAGTTAATAAGAAACGCTTTGTTAATACATGAAATATTCAGAATAAACGGAAAAGAAAGCGATGataatttcagaacattactcatcaTTCAGTTTCTGAATCGGAATCCTCCTgaatcttcttcctttttttggattctattctggaaggcaaacaatcattagcAAAAAATACCCTAAAATGGACAAAATATACCCTAAAAGTAACATAATACACCCTAAAAgtgacaaaatacacccaagtatgTTACTTACTTTTTGGCTGTTCGGGTGGGTTGTTTCCTTTTTGGTCCCTCTGAGTCTTCTtcagtctcagactcagaggaaGAATAGACTTCAGTCTCAGATTTATCACTCTCAGATGATGATGAACTTGccttcttttttttgcttttttgtttttttttttgttttttttgtttttccttcatttgtttcaatttctcctttgtttctgCCATCTTTACGATTCCCTGAAACAGTAGAAATGTTAGTTAACAGCATCCacgtaaataaaatacacccaaggtaTTTCGTTCACTTACCATATGTCTATCCATTTTTGCTCTCATTCTTTCAACCAACTGCTCTCTattccagttggcaatccagggttGTGCAgctctttcttctcctttcttgtctttgttttttAACAGATAAAAATAGACTATCATCAGGGCAAACAGGTAGCCGTCGattgactttttcttttttagattgTAATTAGTTATGTCCTTGATGATGAAATTCAGAACATGGGCTCCCCAGTTACCCTCCTTTATTTTGTCCATCTTGAAAATTGGAGCTAGGTGCAcaggagagattttgtttattgtggTTGGTAacaggaacgccatctgtatatagaggacGAAAATCCTTTTGAACATGAGGCGATCCTGTtcatttccaacaccaatactcatcATCTCATCCGTCAGACTTTTTAGAGTCTTCCCCtggaatcttttaaaaatttgtttgttcTCTTTAGAAAGTTCTTTATAACTAACTTtctcaggaaatagatctcctacaaaaaagaaaacaacttaaattgaaaatcacttgaaatacacccaaacatcaCTCATATACACCCCAATATCACTCATATACACCTATGTTTGTTTCTTGATTATATGATAGCAGAATAATATATTATGAAGAATGGAAGTATAGAGATTTTCTGTAATG
This window contains:
- the LOC112758996 gene encoding uncharacterized protein isoform X3, translating into MATTTDNPNPNPTPTNPPQQDQNPNKTLDPAPATAHSDADPSVPPPSADNNNTTAPDSKDAPLPSDAANDAPLSDIQKKIRRAERFGISVQLSEKEKRNSRAERFGTGSTTVQGTESSKSEELKRKARAERFGMPSPASSADEEAKKKARLARFAPASKVDPVEEDKRKARAERFSNQSSGSLTQVNGEGKIEPQKAAIAGKAGGGA
- the LOC112758996 gene encoding uncharacterized protein isoform X1 codes for the protein MATTTDNPNPNPTPTNPPQQDQNPNKTLDPAPATAHSDADPSVPPPSADNNNTTAPDSKDAPLPSDAANDAPLSDIQKKIRRAERFGISVQLSEKEKRNSRAESFNYCRFGTGSTTVQGTESSKSEELKRKARAERFGMPSPASSADEEAKKKARLARFAPASKVDPVEEDKRKARAERFSNQSSGSLTQVNGEGKIEPQKAAIAGKAGGGA
- the LOC112758996 gene encoding uncharacterized protein isoform X4 codes for the protein MATTTDNPNPNPTPTNPPQQDQNPNKTLDPAPATAHSDADPSVPPPSADNNNTTAPDSKDAPLPSDAANDAPLSDIQKKIRRAERFGISVQLSEKEKRNSRAERFGTGSTTVQGTESSKSEELKRKARAERFGMPSPASSADEEAKKKARLARFAPASKVDPVEEDKRKARAERFSNQSSGSLTQVNGEGKIEPKAAIAGKAGGGA
- the LOC112758996 gene encoding uncharacterized protein isoform X2; this encodes MATTTDNPNPNPTPTNPPQQDQNPNKTLDPAPATAHSDADPSVPPPSADNNNTTAPDSKDAPLPSDAANDAPLSDIQKKIRRAERFGISVQLSEKEKRNSRAESFNYCRFGTGSTTVQGTESSKSEELKRKARAERFGMPSPASSADEEAKKKARLARFAPASKVDPVEEDKRKARAERFSNQSSGSLTQVNGEGKIEPKAAIAGKAGGGA